In Stieleria varia, one genomic interval encodes:
- a CDS encoding sigma-54-dependent transcriptional regulator, with protein sequence MNESVILVVDDERAMCEMVQTALEIAGHKVITCLSADEALQRLKEVDIDAVLTDVRMPGTSGLELCQQISQLRPDVPVVVMTAFGSMELAVSAMRNGAYDFITKPVELQLLRMTVRRAVERRQMSQKIHLLETEAQHKEPLPELIGESEPMLMMYDQLRRVAPSDASILITGESGTGKEVVARCIHRLSTRAERPFVAVNCAALSESLLESELFGHEKGAFTDARTQRRGLFLEAEGGTLLLDEIGDMPIAMQVKLLRALEEGSLRPVGGDREIKFNVRVLAATHKDLESAVDEGTFRQDLFYRINVIQLHLPPLRARGTDVLRLANDQIQRFASRSGKNVTGIAAPAAQRLLAYRWPGNVRELRNVMERAVALTQHDTITIDDLPDKVRDHRGSEVFIGGDDPSELVPLEEIERRYVEHVLTAVDGNRTQAAKILGVDRKTLYRKLKAAEEEGE encoded by the coding sequence ATGAATGAGAGCGTGATTCTGGTCGTCGATGATGAACGCGCCATGTGCGAAATGGTGCAGACGGCACTGGAGATTGCCGGACACAAAGTGATCACTTGTCTGTCTGCCGACGAAGCGTTACAGCGGCTCAAGGAAGTCGACATCGATGCTGTGCTGACAGATGTGCGAATGCCGGGGACCTCGGGATTGGAGCTATGTCAGCAAATCTCTCAGTTGCGTCCCGACGTGCCCGTGGTCGTCATGACGGCGTTCGGCAGCATGGAATTGGCGGTCAGTGCGATGAGAAACGGTGCTTATGACTTCATCACCAAACCGGTGGAGTTGCAACTGCTGAGAATGACCGTTCGCAGGGCCGTCGAGCGCCGTCAGATGTCTCAGAAGATCCATTTGCTGGAAACCGAAGCTCAGCACAAGGAGCCGTTGCCCGAATTGATCGGTGAAAGCGAGCCGATGTTGATGATGTACGACCAGCTACGGCGAGTTGCGCCCTCGGACGCGTCCATCTTGATCACAGGAGAAAGCGGTACGGGCAAAGAAGTTGTCGCGAGATGCATCCATCGACTCAGCACGCGCGCCGAACGCCCCTTCGTTGCAGTGAACTGCGCTGCCCTGTCTGAGTCACTCTTGGAAAGCGAACTTTTTGGGCACGAGAAGGGTGCTTTCACAGATGCACGGACTCAACGCCGAGGCTTGTTCCTCGAAGCGGAAGGCGGAACGTTGTTGTTGGACGAAATCGGCGACATGCCGATCGCGATGCAAGTCAAGTTGCTACGTGCACTGGAAGAGGGTAGTTTGCGTCCCGTCGGGGGCGATCGGGAAATCAAGTTCAATGTGCGTGTTTTAGCGGCCACTCACAAAGACCTGGAATCCGCCGTCGACGAAGGCACGTTTCGCCAAGATCTCTTTTATCGGATCAATGTCATCCAGCTGCATTTGCCCCCATTGCGTGCACGCGGGACAGACGTGCTGAGGCTTGCCAACGACCAAATCCAGCGATTCGCCTCGCGGAGCGGAAAGAATGTGACTGGGATCGCTGCGCCTGCCGCTCAGCGACTGCTTGCATATCGATGGCCGGGTAACGTTCGAGAGCTGAGAAACGTGATGGAACGAGCCGTCGCGTTGACTCAGCACGATACCATCACAATCGATGACTTACCCGATAAGGTCCGCGATCATCGAGGCAGCGAAGTCTTCATCGGTGGTGACGATCCATCCGAGTTGGTGCCGTTGGAGGAGATTGAACGGCGTTACGTTGAGCATGTCTTGACGGCGGTCGACGGCAACCGCACTCAAGCAGCTAAGATCCTTGGCGTCGATCGAAAAACCTTGTACCGCAAACTCAAGGCCGCAGAGGAAGAGGGGGAGTGA
- a CDS encoding sensor histidine kinase, whose amino-acid sequence MRLAAKLILLFLVGILLIVVVFSIITLQRERQIALEQHQRYAEDLAEIIQQSAMELDSQPAKVRHVRVRRVQLTTSDRSHLPRVPVERLTVTEHITTISMPDEQGTNRLYTYVPLFDSTGPAGEPSPSGSRIEISAPDSSGESHLQNALTTSLLTLVGVSGLSAIVIFVGGIRMVGRPLDRLIAKVGRVSRGDFAGPVELNSNDELGKLGSAVNQMCERLTQQREQLEIETAHRIDALEQLRHADRLRSVGRIAAGIAHEIGTPLNVVSGRAELIASGDLTPQGTRESALAIKTESDRISRTISSLLEFARQRRPHREETNLTQLLSTTIGLLRPLAEKSHAELRLDVPEQAVMAEIDQAQMQQVVTNLINNAVQSDDSGVEVVISLQDRGDKFQLTVTDNGRGMDQDTLSHLFEPFFTTKPVGEGNGLGLAISHGIVSEHGGEITVDSTPGSAPGHGSTFLVTVPKRQMTQGTIRDSA is encoded by the coding sequence ATGCGACTGGCTGCCAAACTGATACTATTGTTCCTTGTCGGAATCCTGCTGATCGTTGTTGTGTTCTCGATCATCACTCTGCAACGAGAACGCCAGATCGCACTGGAGCAGCATCAACGCTATGCGGAGGATCTTGCCGAGATCATTCAACAATCGGCGATGGAGTTGGATTCTCAGCCTGCAAAAGTGCGACACGTTCGGGTCCGACGTGTCCAACTGACCACATCAGATCGCTCCCACTTGCCTCGCGTGCCGGTGGAACGTCTGACAGTGACCGAGCACATCACGACCATTTCGATGCCTGACGAACAAGGCACCAATCGGCTTTACACCTACGTCCCGCTTTTTGACAGCACCGGCCCAGCGGGTGAACCGTCGCCCAGTGGATCGCGAATCGAAATCAGCGCGCCCGATTCCAGTGGTGAGAGTCATCTCCAGAATGCATTGACGACGTCGTTGTTGACCCTGGTCGGTGTCAGTGGTCTTTCAGCGATCGTCATCTTTGTGGGCGGGATCAGAATGGTGGGCAGACCGTTGGATCGCTTGATCGCCAAAGTCGGCCGAGTGTCGCGAGGAGATTTCGCCGGCCCCGTCGAACTGAATTCCAATGATGAACTCGGCAAACTCGGATCAGCCGTCAATCAAATGTGCGAGCGGTTGACGCAGCAACGTGAACAACTGGAGATCGAAACCGCTCATCGAATCGATGCGTTGGAGCAATTGAGGCATGCGGATCGGCTGCGAAGCGTGGGACGTATTGCGGCAGGCATCGCCCATGAAATCGGCACGCCGCTTAATGTCGTCTCCGGACGCGCCGAGTTGATCGCCTCGGGCGACTTGACTCCACAAGGCACACGCGAGAGCGCCTTGGCCATCAAAACCGAGAGCGATCGCATTTCACGGACCATCTCAAGCCTGCTGGAGTTTGCGAGACAACGTCGCCCTCATCGCGAAGAAACCAATCTGACGCAGCTGCTCAGCACGACCATCGGATTGCTGCGTCCGCTGGCGGAGAAATCCCACGCCGAGTTGCGATTGGATGTTCCGGAACAGGCCGTGATGGCGGAAATTGACCAGGCGCAAATGCAACAAGTGGTCACCAACCTGATCAACAACGCCGTCCAGTCGGACGACTCGGGAGTCGAAGTGGTGATCTCTCTACAGGATCGTGGCGACAAGTTTCAGTTGACCGTCACCGACAATGGTCGGGGAATGGACCAAGACACACTCAGCCATTTGTTCGAACCATTCTTTACCACCAAACCCGTCGGGGAAGGCAACGGACTGGGACTGGCCATCTCCCACGGGATCGTCAGTGAACACGGCGGAGAGATCACCGTGGACAGCACACCGGGCAGTGCCCCAGGCCATGGATCGACGTTTCTCGTCACCGTGCCCAAACGCCAGATGACACAGGGAACCATCAGAGACTCGGCATGA
- a CDS encoding Do family serine endopeptidase, with amino-acid sequence MQRKSRFSGVWITLASVSAICVGAAMVTAAHSRQAERPALMDTVSPETKHAIESANGLSMAFRAISEHMLPSVVAIENRPAVAATQQRMMRPSGAPSTGENPFRGTPFEDMFREFEFPNRPGEPGMPKGFSPKMPSPARGIGSGVIIDADGIILTNNHVVAGGGEVTVRVQDGREFIASSVWTDPKTDIAVVKIDGATDLVPAKLGDSDAMEIGDWVVALGQPFGLESTVTAGIISAKHRGIGITARENFLQTDAAINPGNSGGPLVNLAGEVIGINTAISSRGGGNDGIGFSVPSNLARWVSDQLVSHGTVKRAYLGVGIQPVTQDLAKQLGVKPRAGVLVTEIHDGTPAADMGLQSGDVIVSFGGTSTQTPQALQLAVERATVGQKVDVQILRDSKPMTMTYVGTEVPEEFLAKADGEPTLNESRLSDWGLEVDKLSAEVAKSLNLKSDGGVVITRVEEGSPAAEAGLEPGMVIAQVDRKPMESVDDFVAAMKSAEESNSGTLLLIRTEQGSRFVVLKR; translated from the coding sequence ATGCAACGCAAGTCAAGATTCAGCGGTGTGTGGATCACACTCGCATCGGTATCCGCGATCTGTGTCGGGGCCGCGATGGTCACGGCGGCACATTCACGGCAAGCGGAAAGGCCCGCGCTGATGGATACGGTTTCGCCGGAAACCAAACATGCAATCGAATCCGCCAACGGGCTGTCGATGGCTTTTCGCGCCATTTCCGAACACATGCTGCCGTCGGTCGTCGCCATTGAAAATCGCCCCGCGGTCGCCGCAACGCAGCAGCGAATGATGCGGCCATCGGGTGCACCCTCTACCGGAGAAAACCCGTTTCGCGGAACTCCATTCGAGGACATGTTCCGAGAATTCGAATTTCCTAACCGCCCAGGTGAACCCGGAATGCCGAAAGGTTTTAGCCCCAAGATGCCATCGCCCGCCCGTGGGATCGGCTCGGGCGTGATCATTGATGCCGACGGGATCATCCTGACCAACAATCACGTGGTTGCCGGGGGAGGTGAAGTCACGGTGCGAGTTCAAGACGGCCGGGAGTTCATCGCCAGCAGCGTCTGGACCGACCCGAAAACCGACATCGCGGTCGTCAAAATTGACGGTGCGACGGACTTGGTGCCAGCCAAACTCGGCGACAGTGATGCGATGGAAATTGGTGACTGGGTCGTTGCTTTGGGGCAACCCTTTGGCTTGGAAAGCACTGTGACGGCAGGTATCATCAGCGCCAAGCATCGCGGCATCGGCATCACCGCACGAGAGAACTTTTTGCAAACCGATGCGGCGATCAATCCGGGCAACAGTGGCGGTCCGCTGGTGAACTTGGCCGGCGAAGTCATCGGGATCAACACCGCGATCAGCTCTCGCGGCGGTGGCAACGATGGCATCGGATTCTCCGTCCCGTCAAACTTGGCTCGTTGGGTCAGCGATCAATTGGTCTCTCACGGCACGGTCAAACGAGCCTACTTGGGAGTCGGCATCCAACCGGTCACACAAGACTTGGCGAAGCAACTGGGCGTCAAGCCACGCGCAGGCGTCTTGGTAACGGAGATTCATGATGGCACTCCCGCGGCCGACATGGGACTGCAGTCGGGTGACGTGATCGTCTCCTTCGGCGGCACCTCGACGCAAACGCCGCAGGCGTTGCAGTTGGCGGTGGAGCGTGCAACGGTAGGCCAAAAGGTCGATGTCCAGATCTTGCGAGACAGCAAGCCGATGACGATGACTTATGTGGGTACCGAAGTTCCCGAAGAGTTCCTGGCCAAAGCAGATGGTGAGCCAACGCTTAACGAGAGTCGTCTGTCCGACTGGGGATTGGAAGTCGACAAGCTTTCAGCGGAAGTGGCGAAATCCCTGAACCTGAAATCTGACGGCGGAGTGGTCATCACTCGTGTTGAAGAAGGTTCTCCTGCAGCCGAGGCGGGTCTGGAACCTGGAATGGTGATCGCACAGGTCGATCGCAAACCGATGGAGTCCGTTGATGACTTTGTCGCAGCGATGAAGTCCGCAGAGGAATCAAACAGCGGAACCCTCCTGCTGATTCGCACCGAGCAGGGATCACGCTTTGTCGTTTTGAAACGATAG
- a CDS encoding BON domain-containing protein produces MTYGETLCERVESSLKRAMEIHQFQCTQLDGEVTVSGTVQSLADLNRIPTIARLVPGVRKVVNKMACQPESNASE; encoded by the coding sequence ATGACCTACGGCGAAACCCTTTGCGAGCGAGTGGAGTCCTCGCTCAAACGCGCGATGGAGATACATCAATTTCAATGCACGCAGCTTGATGGCGAGGTAACCGTCAGCGGCACCGTGCAAAGTCTTGCCGATTTGAATCGCATTCCGACGATCGCCAGATTGGTGCCAGGGGTGCGCAAAGTCGTCAACAAGATGGCGTGCCAGCCAGAATCGAACGCCTCGGAATGA
- a CDS encoding mechanosensitive ion channel domain-containing protein: MPLYLSVMLLVLTTLSSLVQAQVNESVPTGNPPAATTSLRDRVTESDLEEAQKTQTLALIGQAEKQTADAKAKSELAKQRAAALETVTQRAEAARQSIRDLKDFKPSVAQNLSLADLEASLATLTESTRAAKQALAASESAMKDTAQRRAVIDAELPKLTASLEERKQQLQNAMASGDATLVGEAIVAELKSSVESLQADIEAIKAEKALLDAEVAASLPQVTRDLKARQVETMEAQLATLQQAVENERVDDATKRLRKAQQMLPELPAVLQPIGQRNEQLAMLIKHLARDIESATDELNERTEELDNLSEQFEQATDRVDKVGLTDAVGAMLRNLKQNLPSIRVNQLRIRQRASKINDANYQLMEMTDRRNQRLGMTIDGLMRDARESTSSDQRESLSEEARELLQEQRTEYLDPAIRAQSEYFNTMVSISTVEDEIIQLVEKASKYINENVLWIRSTRPLYTHPVPSSDEWWFTLPSAWGNVWSRIWADLLERSAAWLVAFMALATLILSRYRLRAEIGHLGEKASQSSFSHFMPTAKAFLWTVATAVPVPLAFGFLGSRFGSVAGNDRTLAALSQACIGLAYAYFPLDFLRQVCRTHGLAESHFGWPAQAIAKIRRPLRLLLWGAVPLAAFAAFLAGGTSGYGNDVLERYVVLAACVILGVFVYRVAHPRRGAPARYLASDPEGWLNRLSYIWYPGLIAIPVSLGALTVIGYHFTSQQIGWRFFQSLGLLFGIGVAVSLTMRWSLVHRRRLRIEQAKALRASLQRQSAEQGETAPSEGPITIPSETAADLQEQMNQSRSLFQTAMASAALVGLWLVWRDVIPALGIFEKWPLWSTTDSITEAIKDDKGNFVTQSREVIDLVTITDVGLAVLIFIVTIAAARNLPGLLEFAVLRRLPLDRSVRYAVTTLVSYAIVMLGLIVAGGTIGLHWNQIQWMATALTFGLAFGLQEMFANFIAGIIILFEQPVRVGDVVEIDGVTGVVSKIRIRATTITDWDRKDYIVPNKEFITGKLLNWTRSDEIVRISVAVGIAYGSDTSMARKLLLESAAEHPDVLSDPPTLATFDGFGDNSLNFTLRVFVSTYEKRFHICNDLHMSIDNKFRDAGIEISFPQRDLHLRSLPNEIRHFFESTSSKNNEATE; the protein is encoded by the coding sequence ATGCCTCTCTACCTGTCCGTGATGCTGTTGGTACTCACGACGCTCTCGTCGTTGGTTCAGGCACAGGTCAATGAGAGCGTACCGACCGGCAATCCACCCGCCGCGACCACTTCCCTCCGCGATCGTGTGACCGAGTCGGATTTAGAGGAAGCACAAAAGACGCAAACGCTGGCGTTGATCGGGCAAGCCGAAAAGCAGACCGCCGATGCGAAGGCCAAGTCGGAACTTGCCAAACAACGTGCCGCTGCACTGGAAACGGTGACACAACGCGCCGAGGCCGCACGGCAGTCCATCCGCGATCTCAAAGATTTCAAGCCCTCCGTCGCCCAAAATCTGTCTCTCGCCGATCTCGAAGCCAGCTTGGCCACGTTGACCGAATCGACCAGAGCGGCCAAACAAGCGTTGGCGGCGTCCGAGTCCGCGATGAAAGACACCGCTCAGCGACGCGCCGTAATCGATGCGGAACTGCCCAAACTCACCGCATCTCTGGAGGAGCGAAAGCAACAGTTACAGAACGCCATGGCCAGCGGTGACGCGACCTTGGTTGGCGAAGCCATCGTTGCCGAATTGAAATCGTCGGTCGAGTCCTTACAAGCAGACATCGAGGCCATCAAAGCCGAAAAGGCTCTGCTGGACGCAGAGGTCGCCGCAAGCCTGCCTCAAGTGACTCGCGACCTGAAGGCTCGACAGGTGGAGACGATGGAGGCCCAGCTCGCCACTTTGCAGCAGGCGGTCGAGAATGAACGTGTCGACGATGCGACAAAACGATTGAGAAAAGCGCAGCAGATGTTGCCCGAACTGCCTGCCGTGTTGCAACCCATCGGGCAACGCAATGAACAGCTTGCGATGTTGATCAAGCACCTCGCACGCGATATCGAATCGGCAACGGATGAACTGAACGAGCGTACCGAGGAACTGGACAACCTCTCGGAACAATTCGAGCAAGCCACCGATCGTGTGGACAAAGTGGGCTTGACCGACGCGGTCGGCGCCATGCTGAGAAACCTCAAACAGAACTTGCCCAGCATCCGTGTCAATCAACTGAGAATCCGTCAGCGAGCGTCCAAGATCAACGATGCGAACTATCAGTTGATGGAGATGACCGATCGCCGAAACCAACGATTGGGAATGACCATCGATGGCCTGATGCGAGACGCCAGAGAGTCGACCTCCAGTGACCAACGCGAATCACTCAGCGAGGAGGCCCGCGAGTTGCTTCAAGAACAGCGTACGGAATATCTGGACCCAGCCATTCGGGCGCAGTCCGAGTACTTCAACACGATGGTCTCGATCTCAACAGTGGAAGACGAAATCATTCAGTTGGTTGAAAAGGCATCGAAATACATCAACGAAAACGTGCTATGGATCCGCAGCACGCGACCGCTTTACACGCATCCCGTGCCCAGTTCTGACGAATGGTGGTTCACGTTGCCATCGGCTTGGGGAAACGTCTGGTCCAGAATCTGGGCCGACCTGCTGGAACGTTCAGCTGCATGGTTGGTGGCTTTCATGGCGCTGGCCACTTTGATTCTGTCGCGTTACCGATTGCGAGCAGAGATCGGTCACCTGGGCGAAAAAGCGTCTCAGTCGAGTTTTTCGCATTTCATGCCGACGGCCAAAGCGTTTTTATGGACGGTGGCGACTGCCGTCCCGGTCCCCTTGGCATTCGGATTCTTGGGCTCCCGATTCGGCTCCGTTGCGGGCAATGACCGTACGCTTGCCGCCCTGTCTCAAGCATGCATTGGCCTTGCCTACGCGTACTTTCCGTTGGACTTTTTGCGTCAAGTCTGTCGCACCCACGGGTTGGCCGAGTCGCACTTTGGCTGGCCGGCGCAAGCGATCGCAAAGATCCGTCGCCCTTTGCGACTGTTGCTCTGGGGCGCGGTTCCTCTGGCCGCGTTCGCCGCGTTCTTGGCAGGTGGCACCTCCGGTTACGGCAACGATGTCCTGGAACGCTATGTCGTGCTGGCCGCCTGCGTGATCTTGGGAGTCTTTGTCTATCGAGTGGCGCATCCCCGACGGGGTGCGCCGGCACGGTACTTAGCCTCCGACCCCGAGGGTTGGCTCAATCGACTCTCATACATCTGGTATCCCGGTCTGATCGCGATTCCGGTTTCGTTGGGTGCCTTGACGGTCATCGGATACCACTTCACCAGCCAGCAGATCGGCTGGCGTTTTTTTCAGTCGCTCGGTTTGCTGTTCGGAATCGGTGTCGCTGTCTCTCTGACCATGCGATGGTCTCTGGTTCACCGTCGACGGTTGAGAATCGAACAAGCAAAGGCATTGCGTGCGAGCTTGCAGCGACAGTCAGCCGAGCAGGGCGAAACGGCACCCAGCGAGGGACCGATCACGATCCCCAGCGAAACCGCAGCAGACTTGCAGGAGCAAATGAATCAGTCACGCAGTCTGTTTCAGACCGCGATGGCGTCGGCCGCCTTGGTCGGACTGTGGCTGGTTTGGCGCGACGTGATCCCCGCGTTGGGGATCTTTGAAAAATGGCCACTTTGGTCGACCACGGATAGCATTACCGAGGCAATCAAGGACGACAAAGGAAACTTCGTCACACAGTCGCGTGAAGTCATCGATTTGGTCACGATCACGGATGTCGGACTGGCCGTGCTGATCTTCATCGTGACCATCGCCGCAGCGAGAAATCTGCCGGGTTTACTGGAGTTTGCCGTTCTTCGTCGCCTACCCCTGGATCGTAGTGTCCGCTATGCGGTGACAACGCTGGTCAGTTACGCAATCGTCATGCTGGGATTGATCGTCGCCGGGGGAACCATCGGATTGCACTGGAATCAGATTCAATGGATGGCCACGGCACTGACCTTTGGTTTGGCGTTCGGTTTGCAAGAGATGTTCGCCAACTTCATCGCCGGGATCATCATTCTCTTCGAGCAGCCCGTTCGCGTCGGCGACGTCGTGGAGATTGATGGGGTGACCGGAGTCGTTTCGAAAATCAGAATCCGCGCGACCACGATCACCGACTGGGATCGCAAAGACTACATCGTACCGAACAAAGAATTCATCACCGGCAAACTGCTCAACTGGACGCGATCGGACGAGATCGTTCGTATCTCCGTAGCGGTCGGCATCGCCTACGGCAGTGATACATCAATGGCACGAAAACTGTTGCTGGAGTCCGCCGCTGAACATCCCGACGTGCTGTCCGATCCGCCGACCCTGGCGACCTTCGACGGCTTTGGCGACAACAGCCTCAATTTCACCCTGCGTGTGTTTGTCAGCACCTACGAAAAGCGATTCCACATCTGTAACGATTTGCATATGTCGATCGACAACAAGTTTCGCGATGCGGGCATCGAAATTTCGTTCCCTCAACGTGATCTACACCTGCGTAGCCTGCCAAATGAAATCCGACATTTCTTTGAATCGACGTCATCGAAGAACAATGAGGCCACTGAATGA
- the corA gene encoding magnesium/cobalt transporter CorA — MNRKKFRKLLRRRSRTETKPGTAPGTLVVDHSATQSTIHVTRFNATEISRDADVAIDSIPDIVDGYVLWVDVVGLGDFNVVRAVAKHFNIHDLSLEDVVKTHQRPKIEVFDDHLYIVVRMPHCEGGLDLEQVSLFVGKGYVVTWQERPGDCFQAVHERLQSPIRAVRQNGSDFLAYALVDAIIDEYFPLVHQYGDTLEEIEDDLVDTNLLDQTIHQIFAVRSDIRTLRRVAWSHREMIRNWMAYNGELTSEATQLHLRDVADHTIRVVELLEGCRETCADLRDLHMSATSMRMNEVMKVLTVIATIFIPLGFIAGVYGMNFSTESSRWNMPETQWKFGYPMSLALMSTVAIGMLIFFRRKGWIGGSNQPTDT, encoded by the coding sequence ATGAACCGAAAGAAGTTCCGCAAGTTACTTCGGCGTCGATCGAGAACTGAAACGAAACCCGGCACAGCGCCGGGAACCCTGGTGGTCGACCATTCCGCAACTCAATCGACCATTCATGTCACACGATTCAATGCGACCGAGATCAGTCGCGACGCCGACGTGGCCATCGATTCGATTCCTGACATCGTGGACGGCTACGTTCTCTGGGTCGATGTTGTGGGCCTGGGAGATTTCAACGTCGTGCGAGCGGTTGCCAAACACTTCAACATCCATGACCTTTCGCTGGAGGACGTGGTCAAAACCCACCAACGTCCCAAGATCGAAGTCTTTGATGATCATCTCTACATCGTCGTTCGCATGCCACATTGCGAGGGCGGGCTGGACTTGGAACAAGTCAGCTTGTTCGTCGGCAAAGGCTACGTGGTGACGTGGCAGGAACGGCCCGGTGACTGCTTTCAAGCTGTTCATGAACGCCTGCAATCACCCATCCGCGCGGTACGACAAAACGGCAGCGATTTCCTGGCCTATGCATTGGTCGATGCGATCATTGATGAATACTTTCCTTTGGTCCACCAGTACGGTGACACCCTGGAAGAAATCGAGGACGACTTGGTGGACACCAATCTGCTCGACCAAACGATTCACCAAATCTTTGCCGTCCGATCGGACATCCGAACGCTGCGGCGGGTCGCTTGGTCTCACCGAGAAATGATCCGCAACTGGATGGCGTACAACGGTGAGTTGACCAGCGAAGCAACGCAGTTGCACCTGCGAGATGTGGCCGACCACACGATTCGTGTCGTTGAACTCTTGGAGGGCTGCCGGGAAACATGCGCCGACCTACGCGACTTGCACATGTCGGCAACGAGCATGCGGATGAACGAAGTGATGAAGGTGCTGACGGTGATCGCGACGATCTTCATTCCGTTGGGATTCATCGCCGGTGTTTACGGAATGAACTTTTCGACCGAATCCTCTCGGTGGAACATGCCGGAGACACAGTGGAAATTTGGCTATCCGATGTCATTGGCTTTGATGTCGACCGTTGCGATCGGCATGCTGATTTTCTTCCGCCGCAAAGGCTGGATCGGTGGTTCGAACCAGCCGACGGACACGTAG
- a CDS encoding NAD-dependent epimerase/dehydratase family protein has product MSSDAAPIFVTGGTGFIGTRLVQTLIGQEYRVRVLTRRGPETADTSWLSHERIELVHGDITDVGSLIRGMQGCDRVLHLAAYAKNWAPSRDIYNQINVEGMRNVFAAAEQVGVRRVVWTSTIMTLGPSTPGKVGDERMPRSSNEFLTGYEESKWLAEQEAFRWTDRGFPVVIVNPTRVYGPGPLTEGNALAKLIDDYNRGRVPILFNRGVNVGNYVLVDDVVQGHLLALEKGRVGERYILGGTNVSLRDFFRAIDGVTGRTHWQIPTFKFGPLLLSHLMELRARWFGAYPLITPGWVRTFATDWAFSSDKAIEELGYRPTPLKDGLKLTCQWLQQMHGK; this is encoded by the coding sequence ATGTCAAGTGACGCCGCACCGATATTTGTGACCGGCGGTACCGGGTTCATCGGCACCCGGCTTGTCCAAACTTTGATCGGGCAAGAATATCGAGTTCGCGTCTTGACTCGTCGCGGACCGGAAACAGCCGACACCTCCTGGTTGAGTCATGAGCGTATCGAGTTGGTTCACGGTGACATTACAGATGTGGGCTCACTGATCCGTGGCATGCAGGGCTGTGATCGCGTGTTGCACTTGGCCGCCTATGCCAAAAACTGGGCACCGTCTCGTGACATCTACAATCAAATCAACGTCGAGGGAATGCGGAACGTGTTTGCGGCCGCTGAGCAGGTTGGTGTTCGGCGAGTGGTGTGGACCAGCACGATCATGACGCTCGGCCCCTCGACGCCTGGCAAAGTCGGCGATGAACGGATGCCCCGATCCAGCAACGAGTTCCTGACGGGATACGAAGAATCAAAGTGGCTTGCCGAGCAGGAAGCATTTCGTTGGACCGATCGCGGATTTCCAGTGGTGATCGTAAACCCGACACGCGTTTATGGACCTGGCCCTCTGACCGAGGGCAATGCGTTGGCCAAGCTGATCGACGACTACAATCGTGGTCGTGTGCCCATTCTGTTCAACCGTGGTGTCAATGTAGGAAACTACGTCCTCGTCGATGATGTTGTCCAGGGACACCTGCTGGCGTTGGAAAAGGGCCGTGTCGGCGAGCGGTACATCCTGGGAGGAACCAACGTCAGCCTGCGTGATTTTTTCCGCGCCATTGATGGCGTCACCGGCAGAACGCATTGGCAAATCCCGACATTCAAGTTCGGCCCGCTGTTGCTCTCACACCTGATGGAGCTTCGAGCCCGTTGGTTCGGTGCCTACCCGCTGATCACGCCGGGCTGGGTCAGGACCTTTGCCACGGACTGGGCGTTTTCTTCGGACAAGGCCATTGAAGAACTTGGATATCGGCCAACGCCTCTCAAGGACGGATTGAAATTGACCTGCCAATGGCTGCAACAAATGCACGGAAAGTAA